The Alphaproteobacteria bacterium genome segment GGACGCGGCTGACCCCGGCCCAACGGCAAAAGTTGATTCTAGCCCGTTCGGTGATCAAACGCCCGGATCTCCTGGTCGTAGCCGACGGTCTCGCATCGGTCGATCCGGGGACCCTAGGGCGGATCGCCGGCCGGGTCACCAAGGAGTTCGAAGGGCGCGGATTGGTTTGGCTGGTACAGTCGGCTGAAATGGCGGCGCTGTTCGATCGTGTGGTGGTGATGAGAAGCGGTAAGATGGTTAAGTCAGGGACCTACGAGGAGCTCGATGCCTCGGGCGACGGTTTTGCCAAACTCATCGACGATAAAGTTTCTTAGGGGAGAAACGTGTGAGTCTGAACGAAGAAGTCGAACTGCTGCGCAACGTGCCGCTGTTCGCGAATCTGGAACCGTCCAAATTGAAACTCTTGGCGTTCACCAGTGAGCGTCTGACGTTCCGCAAAGATCAGGACCTGTGCAGTGAAGGCGACATGGGCGATGCGGCATTCATCATTATCGATGGCGAATGCGACGTCCTGATCTCGACTGCTGCTGAGACGATGACATCGGTCGCGAAGGCGAAGAAACACGATTTCGTCGGCGAAATTGCGATCCTGTGCGACGTCCCACGAACCGCGACGGTCCGTGCGCTCACCGACGTAACGGTGCTCCGCATCTCTAAAGAGCTTTTCTTCCGGTTGGTGCGTGAGTTTCCCGAGATGGCGGTGCAGATCATGCGCGAACTAGCCGCGCGCGTCGAACGCACGAACTCGCAACTGGCCCGTGCGCTAGGGCGCGCGTCGAACTGATCGCGGCCTAGAGAGACAGATCCACCAATACCGGTACGTGGTCGGATGGGTTCTTCCAGCCGCGAACGCGGTGCGCGACTTCCATCGATACAAGCGATGGGTGTAGAGCGCCGTTGATCCAGATGTGGTCGAGGCGCCGGCCTTTATTGGCACGGCGCCAATCGGCGGCGCGGTAGCTCCACCAAGTATAGAGTTGCTGGTCCGCGGGAACGATATGCCGCATCGCATCCACCCAGCCATGGGCGGCGAAAGCGCGGTCGAAGTGTTCGACTTCGACCGGCGTATGCGACACGATTCGCAGCAACTGTTTATGCGACCACACGTCGGTCTCGAGCGGCGCGACGTTGAGATCGCCGACCAACACACGCGGACGTGCGTCGAGCGTGGCGCCCCAGGTTTCCAGTTCGCGGTAGAATCTCAGTTTCTCGTCGAACTTCGGGTTGACGGCAGGGTCGGGAACATCGCCACCGGCGGGAATGTAGAAGTTATGTAGTTCCACGCCGCCCGGAAGTGTCGCAAAGACATGGCGGGCATCGGCGCTGTCGCACCATTGCCGTGTCCCGACGTCGGCCAACGGTACCCGCGAAACGATGGCGACGCCGTGGTAACCCTTTTGACCGTGGATCGCGAAGTGGGTGTAGCCGAGATCTTCGAAGCCGGCGCGTGGAAAGCTTTCGTTCACGACTTTGGTTTCTTGAAAACACATGACGTCGGGTTTCCAAGTACGCGCAAAGCGCCGGGCGAGACTCAACCGGTGACGGATCGAATTGATGTTCCAGGTGGCAATGCGCAGCGCCATTAGCGCCGCTCAGAAGATCGAGAAAGTGGTGCCAACGACACCAAAGGGGAGGCGCCCGGCTTCGAAAAGCCGGAACTTCAGGGCAAACGCATGATCGTCGTCGGCGCCCGCAGCCAGGACGAGGGCCGCTTGGTAGGCGCCAGCGACACCCCAACCGGCGGCGGCATTAAGAAACGAGTCTTCGTCGGAATCGGGCTGGAAGCCCGCGTCGATTGCGACGTTGCTGATCGCCTCCACCGCGGCGCCAGCGCATTGTCCGGAGACATGGTTCAGCGCATTGGCCAATTCGGTTTCGTGTATGTGCCCCAGGGCCTGGGTGATCAGACCGGCCTTAAGTTGTTCCTCAGCCTCCCACCAATCGCTGTTCCAGTTCGGATTCTCGGCAACCTCTACCGCCTCTGCCCAGGTCGGTACTTGGGCGACAGCGGCGTCGGGGAAGCCGGCGGCGGCAAGGTAGGCGCTCGCCGCAGCCCGATCGTCCGGGCTCAATGGCTCGCCGACGCGGCTGAACCAGGGGATATCGACGACCGTGCGGACGAATCGCGCCATGATGGTCAGCCGCTGAATCTGCTGGTCGAGAACGACGTCGTAGGCCTCCTCGTCCTCGTCTTCATCGCGGTCGTCGGTGTTCATGGCGTCCCTCCGCGGCGGCGTTCGGTTCTCTCTCGCGCGGCGTCGCCGAAGGCCTCGAATAGCGCGCGGTAGAACGGGTCTTGTTCGGCGCGGAACTCGGGATGCCATTGGACGCCGACAGCAAAGGCCCGCGCCGCATTGACGGTGAGCGCCTCGATCGTGGTGTCGGGTGCGGTCGCTTCGACCGTCGTGCCGGGTGCTGGTCGGTCAATTCCCTGTCCGTGCAGGGAATTGACGCCGGCGGTGTCGCGGCCGGCGAGGGACTGGAGCAGGCCCTCGGCCCGCAGTTGGATGTCGTGGCAGTGGCCCATCTGCGCCTCCATCGGTTTCGTCCGGTCGCGTCGGTGGTCGATGCGCCCGGGCACCTCATGGAGGAACTGGTGCAGCGTGCCGCCGAGCGCGACATTGAACTCTTGGAAGCCGCGGCAGATAGCGAAGACCGGGACTCCAGCGTCGATCGCGGCCCGGATCAGCGGCAACGTCGTCGAATCGCGGTGGGGATCGTGGAGATCGCCGTCGCGCGCGGGCGCACCCTCGTAATGGTGCGGTTCGATATTCGAGGCACCGCCGGTCAACAACAACCCGTCGAGGTGACCCACAATGTCGGCGACGTCGATGTCGTCGCCCAACGAGGGAATTACCATCGGATGACATTGGGCCACCCGCGCCACGGCAACCGCGTTCGATTGGCCAACGGCATGCAGCGGGAAATGGCGAACGTTCATGACGCTGGCTGGAATTCCCACGACGGGTCTACGTGCGGTCATCAAAAGGATCCTGCTGGAAAGCCGGTTCGGACGTTCTCAAAGGGGGGCGGAACTACCCCTGATACAAAGGCATTAGACGCCCCCTTTCAAGCGCGTCCGGCGCTTTGCCTAGCGGTTTGGGTCCGAATTGCGGAACGGATTGGGGTCGTCAAAGCGAAACAGCGCTTCATCCAGGTCCAGGTTCGTGCGCATTTCCGACAGGGCAACGGTGGTTTTCTTGCCCTGGGCATCGACGACGCGCCATTGCCGTAGGGCTAGGGGCGCATCGCTGAAGATCAGCGTTACTTCGCCCTCGCCGGGATTTTCCGGATCGACAATGGCGACGCTGATCAC includes the following:
- a CDS encoding cyclic nucleotide-binding domain-containing protein, translated to MSLNEEVELLRNVPLFANLEPSKLKLLAFTSERLTFRKDQDLCSEGDMGDAAFIIIDGECDVLISTAAETMTSVAKAKKHDFVGEIAILCDVPRTATVRALTDVTVLRISKELFFRLVREFPEMAVQIMRELAARVERTNSQLARALGRASN
- a CDS encoding exodeoxyribonuclease III; this translates as MALRIATWNINSIRHRLSLARRFARTWKPDVMCFQETKVVNESFPRAGFEDLGYTHFAIHGQKGYHGVAIVSRVPLADVGTRQWCDSADARHVFATLPGGVELHNFYIPAGGDVPDPAVNPKFDEKLRFYRELETWGATLDARPRVLVGDLNVAPLETDVWSHKQLLRIVSHTPVEVEHFDRAFAAHGWVDAMRHIVPADQQLYTWWSYRAADWRRANKGRRLDHIWINGALHPSLVSMEVAHRVRGWKNPSDHVPVLVDLSL
- a CDS encoding gamma-glutamyl-gamma-aminobutyrate hydrolase family protein, encoding MTARRPVVGIPASVMNVRHFPLHAVGQSNAVAVARVAQCHPMVIPSLGDDIDVADIVGHLDGLLLTGGASNIEPHHYEGAPARDGDLHDPHRDSTTLPLIRAAIDAGVPVFAICRGFQEFNVALGGTLHQFLHEVPGRIDHRRDRTKPMEAQMGHCHDIQLRAEGLLQSLAGRDTAGVNSLHGQGIDRPAPGTTVEATAPDTTIEALTVNAARAFAVGVQWHPEFRAEQDPFYRALFEAFGDAARERTERRRGGTP